The DNA sequence TCTGGAACTCCGTGAGGTCAACATTCATGGCCCCATCAAAGCGCAGAGAGGCTGTGGTTGAGGAGACAATCTGTGCAATTAGCCTATTCAAGTTGGTGTAAGATGGACGCTCCACACCTAGATTACGGTTGCAGATGTCAAAGATGGCCTCATTGTCCACCATGAAGGAGCAGTCCGAGTGCTCCAGGGTGGTGTGGGTGGTCAGGATGGAGTTGTACGGCTCCACCACAGCAGTGGAGACCCGTGGAGCAGGGTAAACCGAGAACTCCAGCTTGGACTTCTTGCCATAATCCACAGAGAGGCGCTCCATCAGCAGGGACGTGAATCCTGAGCCAGTTCCACCTCCAAAGCTGTGGAACACCAGGAAGCCCTGCAGACCTGTGCACTGGTCAGCCTAGGAAAGAAAATATTGCATTAACCTTTGAATGCTTCACTGGAATAAGTAGTGTTGCAAGATCATGAAGCTTATACATGTGTAGAACTTGATCATGGTGTCTAAATGAGCAAATAGGTACACATCCACCTATGGGAGTTACTCCTGGTACAAGTTCTCCAGGTTTCCATGAGTaacctggaagcacaggacatAAGGTGGAACTGCAGCCCAGACTAGACCAGTCCATTTTGGAGACTGGAGCTGAACTACCCTCTGGGGGGACAGTAACACTGACGGCAGAGACAAGGAACCCCAGGACTGAACAATGATGCCACCGTAGTGACCACCACACCAGCTGATGTGGCATAGTTTCCCATTCACCAGTCCAGGTCCCGATTTCAACCAAGAGACATGGAATGGAATTTGCATAATGGCCTTATAGCTACAACATTACAATGAAATTCTACCTTTGCCCATGTCATCATTCACAGCTCACCTTTCCAGGCAAGAGGAGTTTGGTCTGAATTACACTAACCAAACCAGAGCAGAAAACTGAGGTGATCCGACAACTTCCCTTAAGACTTCAAGTACCAGCTGCTTACCATTTTCCGGATTCTCTCCATGACGGGGTCGATCATCTCCTTGCCGATGGTGTAGTGGCCGCGGGCGTAGTTGTTGGCAGCGTCTTCTTTCCCGCTGATGAGCTGCTCAGGGTGGTACAGCTGGCGGTACTGCCCATTTCTCACCTCATCTGTAAAGGACAGATCCAGCTCGGACAGGCGCCAGGGAAACTGGCATCCAGGACAGTTTCACTTCATACATGGACTCGCAGCCATGAGCTTGGAAGAGCAATGACTCCAGTTAATCATTTCCCTTTCAGCTCACGGGCTCTCCAAGCACTTCTATACACAGAGGTGCCTTTCAGCCACTGAGGAACTGCGACTTGATACTTCGTCTGAAGCTGCAGGCCTCCTTGTGACATCACTATATAGTCCAGTTTCAATGGCTACAGCCAACTGGGCCAACCTGTGGCTCCTTCCTCATCCTCCTGGTTTCACCTCAGCTGGGCTCTCCTCTTGCTGGCCATTGCAGGTTAGTCCTTTTACAGGCATTTAAGCATGAAGGGCAAGTTCCTCACATTTACAGGgctgtacagtacagcagtcCAGGACCAAGAACGAGCACTGGCTAAGAGCATTAAGGCAACAAGGGCTGAGCCGAAAACACTTCAGGGATAGTACAGTGACTGGTGCCAGCAAGAAACCTACCAACAATAAGGACTGGGAATGAGCTCTTAATCTGAAAGGCTTTcagtctgccccccccccccctttgaCTGGCATTAAAATAGACCTTTTTGTTcagaaagaaaaaggtaacaaatGCAAGAAACAGACCATTAACATGGAGCTTGTCATTGCACGAATTAACAATTAAGAGGGACGCGTTTTATTAACAGACTAAAAGATGCTAATCTatcaaaacacagaaaagtacTAAAAACACCCCCACCGTTCCGGAGTGCGTGGAGTCTGTTCCCCGAGATACATTACCAATGACTGTGGGCTCCAGGTCCACAAACACGGCCCGCGGCACCTGCTTCCCCGAGCCGGTCTCGCTGAAGAACGTGGAGAAGGACGAGTCCACGACGGAGGGGCTGTTCGGGTCCGAGACGGTGCCGTCGGGCCGGATCTCGTGCTCCAGGCAGAACAGCTCCCAGCAGCCATTGCCGATCTGCACCCCCGCCTGGCCGACATGGACCGAGATACACTCCCTCTGCGGGGCGAGCGAGCACACGCAGCGGGTCACCAGCGGTACCGAACCGCGGCGCCAAGCTCACCCGAGACGGTCACATTCGATATCGGAAGTGGACGAACTGGGGTATTCTTTGAAGGGGTCGTTTCTTACTAGGAGATCAACATCAAACTCTGCGCCAAGAAACTGAAGTAATACAGCCACGCTGTAATAAGTCATCTCGATTTGATTTTGTGTTTATTCGTGTCACGATTCCCCCCCTTAACACTTTTGTTTACCGTGTACGAAACTTTAGAAAGCGTTTCATCATTTATCGGGGCTCTTAAGGATACGCGGATAAACTAGAGGTTTGGCCCTTACCATCTTCCTCACTTCTGCGTCGATATCCCAAAACGACCGCTGTGCGCGCCTCCCTCTGATTTATACATCCTCGCACCTGCAGGTCGTTGGCGGTGCACCTGAGTGCCCAATCACAGGTACCGCGGGACATTAACCACTCAGCCGCTTCTCTGCGGACAAACGTGCTCTTATATCAACTGTTAAGAGATTTCCGATACTGTTCGTATATGTACTGCTCTTTGTTGACTGTCGCTCTGCAAGAGTCGTGTTTAACTGGGAAAGATACTGTACTACTGTCTTTATAAACGAGGAGAAAACGATTGTCTCCGAGTAGATATACTTTTTCTAGCATGGGTATTGGGGTTTAATTGTATATTTGAACAGATAAGTGAGGAAGTCTCCGATCTTTAACAGATGGAGTAATGAGTGAGTATTATACAAGTATTCATCCCAAGAGACGCTGAGGGCATCAGCCTGGTGGATGAACGTGTGCACAGCAGCAAGCGAGCATCGGGACGCGACCAGGAGTTTAGAGGACCCGTGCTTAAGGCTGACACCCAGAGGTATGTGTTCACTCCAAGAGTAGTGTGGAATTAGAAAAAACTGTAAACCACACTTGTGTGACTTTCCTTACAACTCTAAAACAAATGTGCAAGATGGGTCAATGAGCCCAATCTGGTTTGGCCTTCGATTTACATGTCCCTGACTGTTTTATGATCATTGTAAAGGCATGTGCTTTGTTCTATATAAACAACACTACAGGGTGCTGTGTCTTCTTGATTTTGTGCCCCCAGATCTCTTGCTTATTTTGGACTGGGTGTTTCTGTACTCAGTCCGTGGTTTCAGACAAACCCCAGCTCAGCACACAACGCTCAGCACAGTCTGTGCTCAGCTTGTTCAGTAAGAGTTTCCTCTCCTGTTTCTCTCTGCAGTAGTCCCAGCAGATGCGAATGACACTGCATCAGACACGCCCCCAGGTCACACAGGTGAGTGAAGGCAGGTCTGAAACCCCCAAGTTAGTACGTTTGATACTGTTTACAAATCGCCTTTGTAAAACTCAAAAGTGAATGTAAAAATGTGCCGGGTAGAAAACTGAAATCTATTGGCCTGCAATTAAGATCTTGGCTGGAACAGAATATAAACTATTATTAgttcaagtaataggtttattccatgctgaatagagaagaaagaaaacgcaacgttacctgttcctttgcagcatgccgacgcagctacccacctgaactattatgaGTTCATTTGCCTGACAGTGTTTTCcaaagcgacttgcagctgtaccCCTTTAGACCGCTGGTCATCTTACTGCAGCGTTCTGAGGGCGCTGCCCAGTTCGGGGGTACTACCGCTCAGGGtgtgaacccacaacctcccaGTTCTACGATCTGCACTCCTAAGGACAACTCCACACTAGAGAAGACACGCCCTCCCAGGGATTCGGTCATGGTGAACAGAATATCTCACATAAATATAACACCATGCTAGCCTTTCTCCAAGAGTGTACCGTGGGTTTACCTAGCTTAGGTACAAACAGAAAGCCTCCTAAACTACATCATTTAAATTCTAACTCTTCACTCTTCTTTGATAGTCTGAACACTCGACTGCAAAATACAGGGGCCTGACTCATAAATCCAAGGTCCCAAAACAGTCTGTAGGAcccaaaagagaagaaagactaAATATACTTGAGTCCAAAGGCACACCTAAGGAAAGTCGCTGACTTAGTCATGCAGCTGGAACAATTCAGGAACTTTTAaacttcaaaatgaaaatgacaatGTCTTCTGAATCCACTAGGGGGAGCACTGCTTCCTCATAACACTGGAGACAATTCAGGGAGTAAGACTGCTTTGAATTCATGGGCTGGGCTGTGTTCATGTTGAGCATTGCAACGGAGCCGGGAGTCTGAACCAGTGAGCAGACTGCGCTTGTTACAGCAGGGGGCGTGTGCTTGTCTGGATCTTCTCATACAGACATCTGAAACTGTCCCCTGGCCTGTCCAGAGTTGCCAATATGGACCCTTCACCCTTTTATTCATATGTGAAAGCCAGAAGCAGGTCACTGCGTTGTGATTAATCAGAAGCCCACCTAAGGCACAGGGGAGTTTGATATtcctcttttaaaatatttcacccGGGCTGTTTGTGTGGAAAGTGCCAGTAAGAGATTCTCTCAGATGCCCTTGGCTTTGTGATCACTTACTTCCATGACTCGTTCCTGTGTAAAGTTGACAGAGTTTTGAAAGACACTCGcgtttgttgcctcattctgtcAAAGCTAACACTCCCTTTCTGCTTCTCCTGCCAAAGCGAGAGAGCACCACGCCTACCAGCCCCCGGTCAAATCAAACAGAAACTGGCCTCTTGTTTTCCTGTGATTCTGAATCAGGCTTTACCAGGCCTGGATTCACTACACTCAATGCACACTTGACTTTACCATTAGTGCTcttatttgaaatgaaaagtgcTGAGTGCTCCAGCGTAGTTTGTGTCCACACTAACCAGGCCTGACGTATCCGCCCAGCCCGAGTGCTCAggccagagcagagcagagcaggcaTGAGGCAAAACCACGGTTCACACGGCGTGTTGTCGGTCCGCCAGCAAAGCGCTGTTTGCACAGGCGTGCTAGGAAACGCCAAGGGAAGCCGAGCTCCTTGGGTGAAGAATCTCAGGAAGTCCGAGCCGCTTCTCCCACAGGCCTGCTGTGCTCCGAGCGCTGAGCCAGGCAGTCGGCTCCGGACTGCACACAGCAGCCTCTGGACAGGCAGGAGCCTGTGAGCTGGAGTGGGGGCAGGTCGATCGATACGCTGCGTACTTGTGCAAATCCCTTGGTCTGAGTTTTTTACCTTTTCTTCAGTTCAGGGagcatgaatgaatgaatgaatggtaGAGATATAATTATGTGTTTCCTGTATTTTAGTGTATgacttaaaaaaagtaaaaaatacagaagaggAGGAACACTTTATTCACCTTGCAAAAACTGTAGAACTAGGAATCTTCACATTGATTCAGCTCATCACCCCCAAAACAAGGGAACCCCAATACACCCTCACATTTCCCCTGAGTGCTCAGTC is a window from the Lepisosteus oculatus isolate fLepOcu1 chromosome 3, fLepOcu1.hap2, whole genome shotgun sequence genome containing:
- the LOC102684903 gene encoding tubulin alpha-1B chain-like, with product MRECISVHVGQAGVQIGNGCWELFCLEHEIRPDGTVSDPNSPSVVDSSFSTFFSETGSGKQVPRAVFVDLEPTVIDEVRNGQYRQLYHPEQLISGKEDAANNYARGHYTIGKEMIDPVMERIRKMADQCTGLQGFLVFHSFGGGTGSGFTSLLMERLSVDYGKKSKLEFSVYPAPRVSTAVVEPYNSILTTHTTLEHSDCSFMVDNEAIFDICNRNLGVERPSYTNLNRLIAQIVSSTTASLRFDGAMNVDLTEFQTNLVPYPRIHFPLVTYAPIISAERAYHEQLSVPEITNACFDPANQMVKCDPRRGKYMACCLLYRGDVVPKDVNAAIASIKTRRSIQFVDWCPTGFKVGINYQPPTVVPGGDLAKVARAVCMLSNTTAIAEAWSRLDHKFDLMYAKRAFVHWYVGEGMEEGEFSEAREDMAALEKDYEEVGANSEDGLSEEEDEY